The genomic stretch GATTgcggtggtaagtgataaattctgcataagcaagcgaaagacataatttgcaggaataCGCTTTCCTCAAGAAGATagcacgcgcatgcgcgcactgcAAATGTCGCTTGGAGTCGTCAACAATGCAAATCCCGTCCGTGCCTCGACACACAGGAACTGCCATCGTTTGAGGATCGGACTACAGTGGAGGACTGGAGAAATGCACTCAGTCAACAACGGACACTCGAGCAtcccataaaatatatatatatatattgctcaggAGTGTGGTGtccgtaccaaataggaccaaCAGGGGATTTTAAACACATACGGGGGATTTTAaacacatacagagaagggcagaaccaatggtcacaggttcgtttgacccgtgggagaatgtcacagagatactggagaaactaaactggcagactcttgaagatagatgtaaactatcccgagaaattgtattaacgaagtttcaagaaccggctttaaatgacgactctaggaataaTATACAACATCCTCGTACGTATCGCTATAATAGCAATCGTGTGGAGAAGGTTAGATTAATCAAAGCTTGCATTAACAATCAttcttgccgccccccccccctccccatacgtAAATGGAACGGGGAGAAAACCTAATAACTGGTCCAGTGGGATACTCCCTCCGCTACGCACTTCTCAGTACTTTGCacaatatggatgtagatgcagggtGCATAGATGAATAGTTTCATAATAATTAACACCTATCAATGGTCGCAGGCTAAGTTACGACTGTTGTTTACAGTAAATGCACGTCCTATGAACTACACTATGCAAAGATAGTGAATTAGTTGCTAACGAGAGCAAAGAACGTGTAAAATAAGGGTGGTTTCAGTAGTGACCATAAAATATTTGCaaccatttttaattattatttttattatatggataccaggtgtgtgtgtgtgtgtatgtaggtaGGTAGGAAGAGACTTATATGCCGAAGAGTTTGTAATGGTCGTCATCATTATACGAGAAATGTAGCTGCGAAGTCTGCTCGTATTGTGTGTTTGGAGGACCCTCTGACCTGGCGATCACCTATTCAGAATTAGACCAATGACTTTGTTTACTTGTACATTACGTCGCTCAAATGAATCCGTACTCGTTATTAAACTATGCGCTTCCTAACTGTTTATGGTTTCACGAAAATGAATTCAAGAGCGAAACGCACCTCAAAAATACAGATACTGCATTATGTACACCACCTCAGAATTAACTCGGATATACTCAAAACTGGTTACAATTCAAGCCTCTATAAAATATGTGTCGCGTTGTTATATAAAAAAATGTACGTACGTTTTTGTTAGCTAGTTCACGTCTACTGTCGTATTTCATGAAATAGATATTAAAGTACTTTTGTCTTTAATGCAGAATGGAACAGAAATCAAAACGCAGGATCTGGACTTACAACTACGACGAgtctcttttaaaaaaaaaaaaaaataaaaaataaaataaaaagcggcAAAATTTTAGAAATACTTAATTCTTCCACGGCTTACTTTTTGGCGAACGTTTCATACGGCACGTCACACAGACATGGACAATAATTTCGCGTCTCACTCACACGAGAGATTTCTGTAGTATACGTGTTTTAAGTATTTGAAACTATCATACATAAAGTAACGTAGTCGTCCCATTAGTTCTTATACAGAACTCACCTTTATTACATTTAGTTGCGCTATTGTTAATTCATAAATTCTCTTATTTATAAAATGGCGTAGACACGTCAGGCAAAAAACTTATACATCTGAGCTCTGCAACAACGCGGAATCTTTTTCTCTCTCTCATCGTTTTCTTCTCCATCCACTCCGACAGCTGAAAGTGGAATAAGCAGCAAAGATACTGGAACATAAATAACTCTCTGTTCCATACCAAAAACATAAATTAATCCGAGAAAGAATAATAATCGTATGAAACTGCTTCTATCCGCACCAAGGAGGGTGACGCAGCGTACATCACTAACTTAAAGAATAGGCAGGGAATCGCTGGGGTTTAATGATTCGCGAACTGTATAATGGGGTCATCTGTGATGTGAGTGCGAGAAACAGCTACTGTTCGTCATAGCAATACGTAAAGCTGTGTGATGCTAATCGCTATGTTCGAACGCTATAGCTGCGCTTTGAACCCAACGCGTCCAGTAGCGATGTTCGCTTGTCACGCGCGCGCTGCGCAGTCTGCTGGCGGCGTTTATCGGACTCCGCAGCTGCCCACTAGAGCGCACCGCCAGCGGGCAGCCATGTTGCCCGACTTGGCTCACAGCTGTCGTCGCGTGCTGCATGCCACGAGTTAGCAAGAACGTTGTGGTAGTGCAAACAGCATCCGTTGACAACGTCGAAAAATCCGCTTAGTGATTTCTAGCAGAGTGCTATGGATGTCGATGCTCACGATGTAGAGAGTAGCGAGCAGGATGACGAGTACGAAGAGGAAGAGATTTTAGTGGAACTGAAGTTCGAAGGTGGCAACTTGCACGAACCTTTACTGAACCAAAAAGGCGTGCATTTCAAGCTTATAGGCGCCACTACAGCGAAGCCAGTATTGCAGCTTGGCGAGCAGATTTTCGCTGGTCAATATGTCGACGCCATGGGGACTACTATAATCTTCGAGGAGGACGAGTCGATGCCATACTACGACCCCGTGTTTTCCACGAACCCAGAGAGTCCGCTGAGGTACTACGCGAGTACTCGCAAATGCCTCGTTATGTCACGGATCTTCATCAAGGAGAAGAAGGAAGGGGAAGAGGCACAGGGCGGTGAAGAGGAGGAAGACGAAAAGGATGGGCAGTACGAACAGCCTAAAGCAGAGCCTTCGTCAGCTGGAGGCGAGAAAGGACTAGGAGAAGAGGGAGAAAGAGGCGTCCAAGGTGACGTCGCGGACGACGCCGAttgggagacagaagaagaaaagtAACGTCTCAGTTACGTCAGCATCTCGTGAAAGATTCGCTACACAACTTTGCATGTGAATACGCAAGACATTTATCGTTTAACAATGATTTCATTGTATTTCGACTTAATAATCAATGCTTTGTACCGAGGACTGAACAAATACtgtaataaaaacattttattgtgATGTAATTACCATGCTTTGTACGAAGGATAGAATATATGATACtgtaataaaacatttatttttatgtatctgCAAACATATGAAATAATAATGACCTTTCCACTTTGTAAATCACGCAAAATTAAcagaaaatagtaaaaaataataCGATAATGGATGCAGAGTAGGCCGTTCACTGCACTAGCTTTCAGTATATATTATTGTTTTTGCTCTAGATCACAAAACAGATAAAAAGGATATTTTTAACATTCAACAGCAACATCCACAACTTCGTTTTGCTTCCATTTGCCAGGTGTGAGTACGACTCCtacactgagggttctgtacaagattaattatgtgtatagacagttcatccattccaagAATCGAGTATCTCGATAATTTTGCCAATTATCGACAGCGATACTGGGAAGATATCAGTCCCAGGGATTacaagactttcaagaatgtttaaatttcaagtctgaagtagattaacaaatggcaaaagagtttttttttcatatgatataatcacaaataaaaattttgctgtttttttttcctttagctgTAAAGCGAGACCTTTCttgctgccaaatttcatgattctatatcAAGGGGAGATGCCCTATAGATTTCAATTAATGACGAtgaaagtatcaaaatatgtgtcataaatggccatatcttttgataatATTGACTTAGGAACTTAACATTTATacacagtatgtgacataaatttcaatatgGTAAATCTACCAATTCCTGATAGAAACGCC from Schistocerca serialis cubense isolate TAMUIC-IGC-003099 chromosome 10, iqSchSeri2.2, whole genome shotgun sequence encodes the following:
- the LOC126424884 gene encoding general transcription factor 3C polypeptide 6-like → MDVDAHDVESSEQDDEYEEEEILVELKFEGGNLHEPLLNQKGVHFKLIGATTAKPVLQLGEQIFAGQYVDAMGTTIIFEEDESMPYYDPVFSTNPESPLRYYASTRKCLVMSRIFIKEKKEGEEAQGGEEEEDEKDGQYEQPKAEPSSAGGEKGLGEEGERGVQGDVADDADWETEEEK